In the Qipengyuania gelatinilytica genome, CATCGACGAGCGCGAAGCCGTCGGGCGCGCCGTTCTGCAAACCGTTGGTCGGCAGGTTGACGGTGGTGAACTGTTCGCTGCCCGAGAGCGCGATGGTGCCATAATCGGTGCCGTTCGAGCCGTTGTAGAGGACCAGCGTCCAACCGGTCAGGTCGATCAGGTCGAGATTTGCGATCTCGATGAATTCGCCCGTGTCGGTGCTTGCATTGTCGTAATGGAACTCATTGATGAATACGCGCGTGCTCGTATCGGCAACCATGATCTGACCCCTCAGAAACTGGAAAGAGCGGCCGCAAGGGATTCGGGCCGCAATCAGAAGGGCTTTTTAAGGTTTTCTTAAGACAAAAGAATGACTCGGCCCGAGTTTTCCCGCCAAATATCGAACTGTCCCATATCGGGACTCATCCGAAATCCAGTCGCAGCGCGCCTCGTGAAACGGAAGTTTTCGCGATTTGTCCGCCAGTACGACCCGTATGGCGACTCTCAGCCCGGACGGACGGATCGATACAGCCACAATCGAAGCCGAGATCGCACGGCTGCAAGGCTTGTGGAGCTCAAACAAGGACGACGGCAGTGAGGCTGCGGCGCAAATCGACCAATGACGCTGATCGACTACGCAAGTACCTCGCTCGGTTCAGCCTGGTCTGGGATGACATCAACTGAGGCGCCGCTAGCCTACCGCCTATTACGGCATGACTTATCCATAAGCGGTCATTCCGCTTACGACCCGATTGCGGACGTTCACGAGCTGTAGGCAGGCCCAACATACTCTACCTCTGAATTGGTCGGTTCAAATCGCATGATTGCGGCCTCTGGCGTATTCTCGACCGTAAGTATCACTGGTTTGCTTGTCGCTCTGCCGAGTAACTTCAGGAAAGAGAGGACATCGGGCAGCAATTCAGGCTGCATATCGCGCGGATTGAGGTCGAACTCGATCTCTTCGGCGGTGAAGAAATGACAGTTCAGCGTGGTGCTGCCTATGTGGACATACATGCTCGGACAGGAAACGCTTGGATCCCTGAATAAGAGTTTCGAAACGTCCCTAGGCAACTCGGTCACTTGACCGTTTATCTGAAGTTCGAGCCTAAACTTGGATTGCCTGAGGCTATCGATGACAGCCTGCCAGTCATCGACGCTCGCGTCTTGCACGTAGATGTCACAAAGCGCACCATCACAGTTCGCAAAGTCTTTTGCTATTAACTGCCATTCCATGCGTTTCGTGTGGGCCAACGACTACAAGATGGCAACGACCGCCTTCCACCCACAAAGAGACGTCAGCGGTGCACATTCTCGGTGAGACGCTGCCGGTCCGCTTAGGGCATGCTCTCGAAAGGCCCGCGCGTCCGGGATGATTGCGCAAGGTGGACCTTCGACACCGGCTCGCAAATCTGTCTCGAAGATATTCAACGGCCCGCTCGAGAGCCCGGGAAAAGCCGATGTAATCTGAACTCGATGATGTCATGCATAGGCACCAAGGTGCGATCCCCCTCCTGTTGCCATCCGACAGGCAGGTAGCGAGCGCCACGCCCCCTGAAAGATCGCCCGGCGCGTGGCCTCAGCATTTTCAAAACGGCGCTTTGACTGATTCGCGGACGTCCTCATTCGGATCGGTCGGCCAGCTGGCCAGGCGCGACGAGCCTCGGCCTGAAGGCCGGATGTTACCGTTCCGGAATGCGGCCTTGCCCGTCGATGTAACCGTTTCGGAACGGCAGCGAAAAAATCCTGCAGGCCCGGGCGGCTGCCATGCCGCAAGCGATTGCATCCAGCCGCAACAGGCCCTCTCCCGTCGCCACCCAAATAAAAAACTGATGGGAGAGTTATCGTGAAAAAGCTTGCCGCAGCGATCCTTGCTGCCTCCACTGCACTTGCCACACCCGCTCTGGCGCAAACGACCACAACCGAGCTGAAGCCTACCGGGACGACCGAGACCCTCGATGATGTGGCCGAGCCTGAAATTCCGCTCGACGACAAATTCCAGGTCAATTTCAAGGGATCGCTGCGCCTCGGCTTCGACTATATCGATGCCGGTACCGATGACGACTCGCTCAACGGCCGCGATTATCTCAGCCGGATTTCCGTAAATGCGAAGAAGCGCGTCGCCGACGGCGTGGCGCTGGTTGGCACGATCGAATACGGCCTGCGGTCGGATAATCTGGTCGACTTCCAGCAAAATGCCGATCCCACCCTGCGCCTTGCCTATGTCGGCGTCCAGTCCGACGATTACGGCAGCCTCTATTACGGTTCGCAGACGATCGTCTTCCACCGCTTCGTACGCAGTTCCTATTTCAGCGACGGGCTGGACTCCACGCGCCTGGGTTCGATCCGCGATGACGACATGCTGCAATATTACTATTCGACCGGCGGATTGACCGTCGGTCTCGCGACCCAGACGGAAAACCAGGACGGCGACAGTTTCGACCAGTTCCAGATCGGGGCCGAGTACGATTTCGACATTGCCAAGATCCAGGTCGCTGGCATCAAGGACAATCGCGGCGGAAACAACGGAACGCTGTGGGGCGTGCGCGGCTGGGTCTTCCCGGCAGACGGCTTGAAGCTGTCGGCCTATCACCACCAGCAGACCGACGATTTCGACCTTTATGGCGGCTCGACCGGGACCGTACGCCTGCGCGATGCGGCAACCGAAGGCCGCGTGGATGGCATTCCGAACTGCAGCGGCGAATCCCGCAGCGTCACGGGCGTATTCGGCAGCTATCGTTTCGGCGGTAACGAATTGCTTGGACGCTATGCAGTGGATTCCTGCGACATCTCTGGCGATGTAAATTCCTACAAGGTGGAATATGCGCACCATTTGTCGAAGGACGCCCGGCTTTGGGTCGCTTTCGAGACGCTCGATAACGATGTGCTTCGCGCACCTTCCTCGAGCAGCGGCGAGAGCCTTTCCCAGTTCCAGGTCGGCGCTCGCTACGATTTCTGATTGCATCGCGGCCGGCTGATGTGAGCCGGCCAAAATGAAGACGCGCCGTATCGACACTTCCCCGTCGGCACGGCGCGTCTTTGTTTCCGCCACCCCAAGACAGGTCATCGACATCGTGCCTTCGGACGTATTATGGCTTGCCGCAGACGCAAAAGCGTCTCCGGGGAGTGGAGGGATGCAGTTTTTCGAAACGTCGGGCGGCGCCTTGTGGCGCAAGGTGGGCATCCGGCTGGTCGGCCTTGCCATGCTGGTCGGAGCCGTGACGCTTGGCGCGTTGCACATGGCGCGGCAAAACGCCCAAAGCGACCTCGACGAACAGATGAACCGTTCCGCCCAGAGTTACGTCGCCGCGATCGAGGGATGGCAGCAGCAATACTGGGCCCTCGCCGCCATATACGCCGAGGACCCATCCTTCGCGCGCATCAATTCGGCGCCAAACATCGAAACCACTGGGCTGCAAAACAGGCTCAACCGCTGGAACGCGGCAACCGGCACCCAGGCGACACTGGTGGTCCGGTCGGATGGATCGCTGGTGGCCGGCGCCTATGCCTCGATCTTTCCCGACGGCGATACGTCGATCATCCCGAGACAAGTCCTCAAGACCGCTTCGGATGGCGGATTGGGGCGCGGCTTCGTGGTCTGGCCGAACGGCTATCGCGGGTACGCCTTCGCTTACGAGGTCTCGCGCAACGCCGGTGACGATCCGCTGATCGTCGTCGTCATCGCGTCGCTCTATGAATTGCAGAAATACGTGCAGCTGCAGGTCGATACGATTTTCGTGACCGATGGCAGGGGCGGGATTGCGGTCGCGAACCAGCGCGGAGCGACGGGAAGAACCGTGGCAGAAGCGCTTGCGGATGATCGTTTCGCGGCTCTCTATCCGCGCGGCGCCGAAGTGCGCGAAGTTACGGATACCCGCAGCAGCTGGCACGTGATCGTCGCCAAATCGCGGGCGGAAGCGCTCGAATATGTCAGGCTGGTGGGATGGCTGGCAGCGATATCGACGTTGGCTGTGGCCCTGCTCGGCTTGCTCGTACTGTCACGGCGCTCGGCCTTGCAGGAGCGATTGGACCTGCAGCGCACGATGCGAAGAGAGCTGGAAGAGACGGTAAAGTGTCGCACCTCCGAGCTCACCGAGGCGAACCGCGACCTCCAGGCCGAGATTGCCCGCCGGCACGTAATCGAAAAGGACCTGCGCGAAACCCATCTGGAACTGACCCAGGCCGCCAAGCTCGCATCGGTGGGGCAGATGTCGGCGGTGGTGAGCCACGAACTGAACCAGCCGCTCACCGCGATCCGGTCCAACGCGGAACTCGCGCGCGAATATCTCGATCGATCGGCAACCGAGCAGGCAAACGCTAAGATCGGCGCGATCCTGGACATGACCGATCGCATTGCCAAGCTGACCAAGCGCCTGCTCAACTTCTCGCGCCAGCCGCGTAGCGATGTTTACCCGGTGGCCCTCGCCCTGCCGCTCGACGATGCACTCGGCATCCTGGAGCCGCGGATCGTCAAGCAGGAGGCGGTGGTGGAAGTGGACTTGCTCCCGGACCTTTTCGTCAACGCCGGACGCAATCGCTTGTCGCAGGTCTTCATCAACCTGATCGCCAACGCGCTCGACGCCTGTTCGGCCGGCGCGGACCCGTGCGCGATAAACATCGCGTCGTTCGAAAAGGATGGCCAGATCGAGATATCCTTCTCCGACAATGGTCCGGGCGTACCCGATGACAGGATGGCACGGATCTTCGACGCCTTCTATTCGACCAAGGAGCGCGGCGAGGGACTGGGCCTCGGCCTGTCCGTGTCGATGAAGATCATCGAGGAATTCGGCGGCAGCTTGCAATACCGGCGCGGCGAAAACGGAGGCGCGGTCTTCGTTGTCGCGCTTCCCCTCCTTGCCAGAAGGGACGAGGCAGCATGAGCGAGAAAACCGATGTCATCTTCATCGATGACGATCAGGATGTGCGGGATACGACCGTGGAAAGCCTCACCGTCGCCGGCTGGCAGGTCATGGCTTTCGCCAAGGCCGAACGCGCGCTTGAACGCTTGTCTCGCGATTTTTCCGGCATCGTCGTCTCCGATATCCGCATGCCGGGCATGGACGGGCTGAAATTCTTGGCTGCCGCGCAGGAAATCGACGAAGCGCTGCCGGTGATCCTGATTACCGGGCATGGCGATGTCCCGCTGGCCGTCGATGCGATGCAAAAAGGCGCCTTCGACTTCCTGGAAAAGCCGTTCTCGAACCAGTCGCTTCGCGAGCGCGTCGACCGCGCGCTCCAGTTTCGCAAACTCTCGCTCGAGAACCGGGAACTGCGCGCCAATATCGAAGGGGCGGGAGATGCGCTGGACCGGTTGATGGTCGGGTCTTCGACGGTGATGACAAGGACCCGCGAGCGGCTGCGCTCGCTCGCGCCCACCGATCTCGACGTGCTGATCACCGGCGAAACCGGCACGGGCAAGGATCTGGCCGCACGCCTGCTGCACGATCTTTCGCCGCGCGCCGGAAAACCCTTCGTGGCGATCAACCTCGCCGTCCTGCCGCAGGACAATATCGAACACCTCTTGTTCGGTCACGAAGCCGATGCCTTCCCGGGGGCAAGCCGGGCGCGCTATGGCAGGCTGGAACACGCGCGCGGCGGAACGCTGTACCTCGACGAGGTGGGTTCGCTGCCTCCCTCGCTCCAGACCAAATTGCTGCGGCTTGTGGAAACGCGGACCTTCGAACGGGTCGGAGGATACGACCAGATCGACCTCGACGCGCGCATCATCACATCAACCAACCGCTCGCTTGAAGACATGGTTGCGAATGGCGATTTTCGTCAGGACCTGCTCTATCGGTTTGCGGTCGCGACTGTCGCAATGCCTTCGCTGGGCGATCGGCTCGAGGACTTGCCCGCGCTGTTCCAGCATTTGCTGGCAGCGACGGCAACGCGCCACAATGTCTTCGATTACCGTCGCCCCTCGGCGCAGTTCCTGTCCTCGCTTTCGCAGCGGCAATGGCCGGGCAATGTGCGGGAGTTGCGCAATCTCGCCGAACGTTTCCTCATGGGGATAGATGACGAGCAGGACGCTGGCGCGACGCCCGGCGGGTCCGAACGACCGACACTGCACCAGATCATGGAGACAGCCGAGCGCGAGACGCTTGTCGATGCGCTGATCCGGCACGAAGGCAATCTTAAAGCGACCTACGAAGAGCTCGGGATTTCGCGAAAGACGCTCTACGAAAAGATGATTCGCCACGAACTGAACCGGGTCGATTTTGCGTCCGGCGAATAGGCGTTGATCGAAGTCATCGGGTTGATGTTACCTTTCCGTTATACCTTCCACGAGGCGAATGTGTCGGAAGCGAGACGAAGTGCAAACACGAGGACGTTTTCTTTCGCTACGCGCTGGTTCAGCGATTGTCCGGAGCCTGCAAATCCTCTTCCCCGGATCGCGAGCACTGCAAAGGTGCCTGACAAAGAGAATATGGGAGAATTAGGATGTTGAAGGTTTTCACCTACACCACGGCTATCGCCGCACTGGCACTTGCCGGATGCAGCGCAGGCAATGACGATGCGGCGGCTGGCAGCGAAGGCACCAGCGGCGATGTTGCTGCAAACAGCGGCTGCGATGCCGGCGAACAGGTCATCAAGTTCAGCCACGTCACCAATACCGACAAGCACCCCAAGGGGATCGCGGCCAACCTCCTCCAGGAACGCGTGAACGAGGAAATGAACGGCCGCATGTGCATGGAGGTCTACCCCAACTCCATGCTCTACGATGACGACAAGGTGCTTGAAGCCATGCTGCTGGGCGATGTCCAGATG is a window encoding:
- a CDS encoding porin — translated: MKKLAAAILAASTALATPALAQTTTTELKPTGTTETLDDVAEPEIPLDDKFQVNFKGSLRLGFDYIDAGTDDDSLNGRDYLSRISVNAKKRVADGVALVGTIEYGLRSDNLVDFQQNADPTLRLAYVGVQSDDYGSLYYGSQTIVFHRFVRSSYFSDGLDSTRLGSIRDDDMLQYYYSTGGLTVGLATQTENQDGDSFDQFQIGAEYDFDIAKIQVAGIKDNRGGNNGTLWGVRGWVFPADGLKLSAYHHQQTDDFDLYGGSTGTVRLRDAATEGRVDGIPNCSGESRSVTGVFGSYRFGGNELLGRYAVDSCDISGDVNSYKVEYAHHLSKDARLWVAFETLDNDVLRAPSSSSGESLSQFQVGARYDF
- a CDS encoding sensor histidine kinase; the encoded protein is MQFFETSGGALWRKVGIRLVGLAMLVGAVTLGALHMARQNAQSDLDEQMNRSAQSYVAAIEGWQQQYWALAAIYAEDPSFARINSAPNIETTGLQNRLNRWNAATGTQATLVVRSDGSLVAGAYASIFPDGDTSIIPRQVLKTASDGGLGRGFVVWPNGYRGYAFAYEVSRNAGDDPLIVVVIASLYELQKYVQLQVDTIFVTDGRGGIAVANQRGATGRTVAEALADDRFAALYPRGAEVREVTDTRSSWHVIVAKSRAEALEYVRLVGWLAAISTLAVALLGLLVLSRRSALQERLDLQRTMRRELEETVKCRTSELTEANRDLQAEIARRHVIEKDLRETHLELTQAAKLASVGQMSAVVSHELNQPLTAIRSNAELAREYLDRSATEQANAKIGAILDMTDRIAKLTKRLLNFSRQPRSDVYPVALALPLDDALGILEPRIVKQEAVVEVDLLPDLFVNAGRNRLSQVFINLIANALDACSAGADPCAINIASFEKDGQIEISFSDNGPGVPDDRMARIFDAFYSTKERGEGLGLGLSVSMKIIEEFGGSLQYRRGENGGAVFVVALPLLARRDEAA
- a CDS encoding sigma-54-dependent transcriptional regulator, giving the protein MSEKTDVIFIDDDQDVRDTTVESLTVAGWQVMAFAKAERALERLSRDFSGIVVSDIRMPGMDGLKFLAAAQEIDEALPVILITGHGDVPLAVDAMQKGAFDFLEKPFSNQSLRERVDRALQFRKLSLENRELRANIEGAGDALDRLMVGSSTVMTRTRERLRSLAPTDLDVLITGETGTGKDLAARLLHDLSPRAGKPFVAINLAVLPQDNIEHLLFGHEADAFPGASRARYGRLEHARGGTLYLDEVGSLPPSLQTKLLRLVETRTFERVGGYDQIDLDARIITSTNRSLEDMVANGDFRQDLLYRFAVATVAMPSLGDRLEDLPALFQHLLAATATRHNVFDYRRPSAQFLSSLSQRQWPGNVRELRNLAERFLMGIDDEQDAGATPGGSERPTLHQIMETAERETLVDALIRHEGNLKATYEELGISRKTLYEKMIRHELNRVDFASGE